CTCAAGTGCCTGATCGCGGATCGCCTGACCCGCCTGGGCAAGCCCCCCATCGTGCTGACCAGCAGCTACTTCATCGGCAGCGAGGCCTCGGCTCGCCAGTTCGATGCCTGCTACGATGACTATCGGAGGCGTGTCCGTCGTGTCTACGGCTGCTGAATGGCCTGTGCCCCAGGCGCCCACCTTCTACTTCATCGGCGTGACCACCGGCCACTCCTCTGCCATGGTCCTCTTCCCCCGCTGGATGGAAGCCCTGGGCCGGCCCGAGGTCACCATCCAGGGTGTGGACTTCGTACCCCACGACCGGCCCGCCCGCTATCGCAGCCTGGTGGAACACATCAAGCGGGAACCCCTGGCCCTGGGAGGGCTGGTCACCACCCACAAGATCGACCTGTTGGAGGCATCCCGGGATCTTTTTAACCGCCTGGGACCCTACGCCGCCCTGCTGGGGGAGGTTTCCAGCATTGCCAAGGAGGATGGCCAGCTGGTGGGCCGGGCCACCGACCCGGTGGCCGGCGGGATCGCGCTGCGGGCGGTGCTGGGCGACGGCTACTTCGGCCGTACCGGCGGCCATCTCCTTTGCTTCGGCGCAGGGGGCTCGGCCGCGGCCCTGGCCCTCTACCTCATCCGGCAGGAAAAGCCCGAGGACCGTCCCCGGCGCTTCG
The DNA window shown above is from Litorilinea aerophila and carries:
- a CDS encoding shikimate dehydrogenase, which gives rise to MSTAAEWPVPQAPTFYFIGVTTGHSSAMVLFPRWMEALGRPEVTIQGVDFVPHDRPARYRSLVEHIKREPLALGGLVTTHKIDLLEASRDLFNRLGPYAALLGEVSSIAKEDGQLVGRATDPVAGGIALRAVLGDGYFGRTGGHLLCFGAGGSAAALALYLIRQEKPEDRPRRFVVVNRSQPRLDRLRSLVERLQTDIQFEYICNQDPRRNDEIMAALPDGSVVINATGMGKDRPGSPITDAGRFPFRGVAWELNYRGELNFLHQALAQQKARQLTVEDGWLYFLHGWSLVIGHVLHREIDPATFDRLAAIAGAVAPRTGLGARTERS